A single window of Pseudomonas benzenivorans DNA harbors:
- a CDS encoding peroxiredoxin — MAVALDTPIPDFLAQATSGQQVQLSALRGQQVVIYFYPKDSTPGCTTEGQGFRDQYPAFQAANTLVFGVSRDGLKSHENFKCKQAFPFELISDKDEALCQLFDVIKLKKLYGKEYLGVDRSTFLIDQHGVLRQEWRAVKVPGHVDAVLAAAQALNKG; from the coding sequence ATGGCCGTCGCACTCGACACCCCGATCCCTGATTTCCTCGCCCAGGCCACCAGCGGCCAGCAAGTCCAGCTGTCCGCCCTGCGCGGCCAGCAGGTGGTGATCTACTTCTACCCCAAGGACAGCACCCCGGGCTGCACCACCGAAGGCCAGGGCTTTCGTGACCAGTACCCGGCCTTCCAGGCGGCCAATACCCTGGTGTTCGGCGTGTCGCGCGACGGCTTGAAGTCCCACGAGAACTTCAAGTGCAAGCAGGCCTTCCCCTTCGAGCTGATTTCCGACAAGGACGAGGCGCTCTGCCAGCTGTTCGACGTGATCAAGCTGAAGAAGCTCTACGGCAAGGAATACCTGGGCGTCGACCGCAGCACCTTCCTGATCGACCAGCACGGCGTGCTGCGCCAGGAGTGGCGCGCAGTGAAGGTGCCCGGCCATGTCGACGCCGTACTGGCGGCAGCCCAGGCGCTGAACAAGGGCTGA
- a CDS encoding sulfurtransferase TusA family protein codes for MNDTQEWSGACDAELDASGLSCPLPLLKAKLELNRLASGAVLKVTATDAGSQRDFRAFATLAGHCLLREEVEAGVYRYWLRKA; via the coding sequence ATGAACGATACGCAAGAGTGGTCAGGCGCCTGCGATGCGGAGCTGGATGCCAGCGGGCTGAGCTGCCCGTTGCCGTTGCTCAAGGCCAAGCTGGAGCTGAACCGTCTGGCCAGCGGTGCGGTCCTGAAGGTGACCGCCACGGATGCCGGCTCGCAGCGCGACTTCCGTGCCTTCGCGACGCTCGCCGGGCATTGCCTGCTGCGCGAGGAAGTCGAGGCGGGTGTTTATCGTTATTGGCTGCGCAAAGCCTGA
- a CDS encoding AI-2E family transporter — translation MVKVLRDWMHRYFSDEQAVVLAVLLILGFAVILTLGGMLAPVFTGLVLAFLMQGLVNALERLRLPQLAAVWLVFTLFMSLLGLFLLVLMPLLWRQLSNLFNELPRMLGEWQALFLLLPERYPNLISDAQVLQLIETVRGELGQFGQWALSFSLSSLPLLVGIMIYVVLVPILVFFFLKDRQLIGAWLRGYLPRERALITQVAQEMNQQIANYIRGKFIEILICGGVTYIAFAALGLNYAALLALAVGLSVVVPYIGAVVVTVPVALIALFQWGLSDQFLYLMVVYGVIQALDGNVLVPLLFSEAVNLHPVAIICAVLLFGGLWGFWGVFFAIPLATLFKAVLSAWPRRELQVQSE, via the coding sequence ATGGTCAAGGTGTTACGCGACTGGATGCACCGCTACTTCTCCGACGAGCAGGCCGTGGTGTTGGCGGTGTTGTTGATCCTCGGTTTTGCGGTGATTCTGACCCTGGGCGGGATGCTGGCGCCGGTGTTTACCGGGCTGGTGCTGGCGTTCCTGATGCAGGGGCTGGTCAATGCATTGGAGCGCCTTCGGCTGCCGCAATTGGCCGCGGTCTGGCTGGTATTTACCCTGTTCATGAGCCTGCTCGGTCTGTTCCTGCTGGTGCTGATGCCGCTGCTGTGGCGGCAGCTGAGCAACCTGTTCAACGAGCTGCCGCGCATGCTCGGCGAGTGGCAGGCGTTGTTCCTGCTGTTGCCCGAACGCTACCCCAATCTGATCAGTGATGCCCAGGTGCTGCAGCTGATCGAGACGGTGCGTGGCGAACTGGGGCAATTCGGCCAATGGGCGCTGTCCTTCTCCCTGTCCAGCCTGCCGTTGCTGGTCGGCATCATGATCTACGTGGTGCTGGTGCCCATCCTGGTGTTCTTCTTCCTCAAGGACCGGCAGCTGATCGGCGCATGGCTGCGTGGCTATCTGCCGCGCGAGCGAGCCCTGATCACCCAGGTGGCGCAAGAGATGAACCAGCAGATCGCCAACTACATCCGCGGCAAGTTCATCGAAATCCTCATCTGCGGCGGCGTGACCTATATCGCCTTCGCCGCGCTGGGACTCAACTACGCGGCGCTGTTGGCCCTGGCGGTAGGCTTGTCGGTGGTGGTCCCCTATATCGGTGCGGTGGTGGTCACCGTGCCGGTGGCATTGATCGCCCTGTTCCAGTGGGGCTTGAGCGACCAGTTTCTCTACCTGATGGTGGTCTACGGGGTGATCCAGGCGCTGGACGGCAACGTGCTGGTGCCGCTGTTGTTCTCCGAGGCGGTCAACCTGCACCCGGTGGCGATCATCTGCGCGGTGCTGCTGTTTGGTGGTCTGTGGGGCTTCTGGGGGGTGTTCTTCGCCATCCCCCTGGCGACCCTGTTCAAGGCGGTGCTGAGCGCCTGGCCGCGGCGAGAGCTGCAGGTGCAAAGCGAGTAA
- a CDS encoding M48 family metalloprotease produces the protein MNVLRPTLLTLACLLALPTTASDLPSLGDASSALVSPQQEHQLGRAWLGLLRGQVSQLSDPQLKDFVETSVYRLSETSEVQDRRLEFVLLDSPQINAFAAPGGIIGVNGGLFLYAQTEAEYASVMAHELAHLSQRHFARGLEAQQRMQVPMMAAMLAGIVAAAAGAGDVGIAAIASTQAAAIQEQRRFSRQNEQEADRIGLVNLEKAGFDPRAMPSMFERLMRQYRYDRKPPEFLLTHPVSESRIADTRNRAEQYGAGGIKDSLRYQLMRARVSLIYEDTPGLAAKRFRSMLEENPKLDAARYGLALAQIKGGQHKQARETLQPLLQKTPNDPSYNLAQIELDIASNQLDPAQSRIARLLTLYPNSYPLQQARIDLMMKQGRVDDAERALDDLLKSRPKDPDVWYLVAEVRGLSGNTIGLHQARAEYFALVGDFDQAIEQLDFAKRRASNNFQLASRIDARQRELMEDQRMIEQMLR, from the coding sequence ATGAATGTTCTGCGCCCTACCCTGTTGACGCTCGCCTGCCTGCTCGCCCTGCCCACCACGGCCAGCGACCTGCCGTCGCTCGGCGACGCCAGCTCCGCCCTGGTTTCACCCCAGCAGGAACACCAACTCGGACGCGCCTGGCTGGGCCTACTGCGCGGCCAGGTCAGCCAGCTGTCCGACCCACAGCTCAAGGACTTCGTCGAGACCAGCGTCTACCGCCTCAGCGAAACCAGCGAGGTGCAGGACCGGCGCCTGGAATTCGTGCTGCTCGACAGCCCGCAGATCAACGCCTTCGCCGCGCCCGGCGGGATCATCGGCGTCAACGGCGGCCTGTTCCTCTACGCCCAGACCGAAGCCGAGTACGCCTCGGTCATGGCCCACGAACTGGCGCACCTCTCACAGCGCCACTTCGCCCGCGGCCTCGAGGCCCAGCAACGTATGCAGGTGCCGATGATGGCCGCCATGCTGGCCGGCATCGTCGCCGCCGCCGCTGGCGCCGGCGACGTCGGCATCGCTGCCATCGCCTCGACCCAGGCGGCGGCGATTCAGGAGCAGCGGCGCTTCTCGCGGCAGAACGAGCAGGAGGCCGACCGCATCGGCCTGGTCAATCTGGAAAAGGCCGGTTTCGACCCGCGCGCCATGCCCAGCATGTTCGAGCGCCTCATGCGCCAGTACCGCTACGACCGCAAACCGCCGGAATTCCTGCTCACCCACCCGGTTTCCGAGTCGCGGATCGCCGACACGCGCAACCGCGCCGAGCAGTATGGCGCCGGCGGCATAAAGGACAGCCTGCGCTACCAGCTGATGCGCGCCCGCGTGAGCCTGATCTACGAAGACACGCCGGGCCTCGCCGCCAAGCGCTTTCGCAGCATGCTGGAGGAGAACCCCAAGCTCGACGCAGCGCGCTACGGCCTGGCCCTGGCGCAGATCAAGGGCGGCCAGCACAAGCAAGCCCGCGAGACCCTGCAGCCCCTGCTGCAGAAGACCCCGAACGACCCGAGCTACAACCTCGCGCAGATCGAACTGGACATCGCCTCGAACCAGCTCGATCCTGCCCAGAGCCGCATCGCGCGACTGCTCACCCTGTACCCGAACAGCTACCCGCTGCAGCAGGCCCGGATCGATCTAATGATGAAGCAGGGACGTGTCGATGACGCCGAGCGCGCCCTCGACGACCTGCTGAAGAGCCGCCCCAAGGATCCGGACGTCTGGTACCTGGTCGCTGAAGTGCGCGGCCTCAGCGGCAACACCATCGGCCTGCACCAGGCCCGCGCCGAATACTTCGCCCTGGTCGGCGACTTCGACCAGGCCATCGAACAGCTCGACTTCGCCAAGCGCCGCGCCAGCAACAACTTCCAACTGGCGTCACGGATCGACGCAC
- the dapA gene encoding 4-hydroxy-tetrahydrodipicolinate synthase — translation MIAGSMVALVTPMDAQGGLDWDSLSKLVDFHLQEGTNAIVAVGTTGESATLEVTEHIEAIRRVVDQVAGRIPVIAGTGGNSTRESVELTRAAKDVGADACLLVTPYYNKPTQEGLYLHFRHIAEAVAIPQILYNVPGRTACDMLPETVERLAKIDNIIGIKEATGDLQRGQEVLDRVSKDFLVYSGDDATAVELMLMGGKGNISVTANVAPRAMSDLCAAAMRGDAALARAINDRLMPLHKALFIESNPIPVKWALHEMGMMPEGIRLPLTWLSPRCHEPLRQALRQSGVLV, via the coding sequence ATGATTGCGGGCAGTATGGTGGCACTGGTCACGCCCATGGATGCGCAGGGTGGTCTCGACTGGGACAGCCTCAGCAAACTGGTGGATTTCCACCTGCAAGAGGGCACCAACGCCATCGTCGCGGTCGGCACCACGGGTGAGTCCGCCACGCTGGAGGTGACCGAGCATATCGAGGCGATCCGTCGCGTGGTCGATCAGGTGGCCGGGCGCATTCCGGTGATCGCCGGTACCGGCGGCAACTCCACCCGCGAGTCGGTCGAGCTGACCCGCGCGGCCAAGGATGTCGGCGCCGACGCCTGTCTGCTGGTTACCCCCTATTACAACAAGCCGACCCAGGAAGGCCTGTACCTGCACTTCCGCCACATCGCCGAGGCGGTGGCGATTCCGCAGATCCTCTACAACGTGCCGGGCCGCACCGCCTGCGACATGCTGCCGGAGACCGTGGAGCGGCTGGCGAAGATCGACAACATCATCGGTATCAAGGAAGCCACCGGCGACCTGCAGCGCGGCCAGGAAGTGCTGGACCGCGTGAGCAAGGACTTCCTGGTCTATTCCGGTGACGACGCCACCGCCGTCGAGCTGATGCTGATGGGCGGCAAGGGCAATATCTCGGTGACCGCCAACGTCGCCCCGCGTGCGATGAGCGACCTGTGCGCCGCGGCCATGCGTGGCGATGCTGCCCTGGCGCGCGCCATCAACGACCGCCTGATGCCGCTGCACAAGGCGCTGTTCATCGAGTCCAATCCGATTCCGGTGAAGTGGGCCCTGCACGAGATGGGCATGATGCCGGAAGGCATCCGTTTGCCGCTGACCTGGCTCAGTCCGCGCTGTCATGAACCGCTGCGTCAGGCCCTGCGCCAGTCCGGCGTATTGGTTTAA
- a CDS encoding glycine cleavage system protein R has translation MSTPPVREQFLVISALGPNAMELTNVLCRASHENRCAVVSTRLSRHGEFSALVLQISGNWDALARLESSLPSLAKKHSFSVNVIRSGNADSRPQALPYVAYVSSVYRPDILNELCQFFIDHHVELENLTCDTYQAPQTGGTMLNATLTVTLPAGTQISWLRDQFLDFADALNLDALIEPWRPQNP, from the coding sequence ATGTCCACCCCCCCAGTTCGCGAACAATTCCTCGTCATCAGTGCACTCGGCCCCAACGCCATGGAGCTGACCAATGTGCTGTGCCGCGCCAGCCATGAGAACCGCTGCGCCGTGGTCAGCACTCGCCTGAGCCGCCACGGTGAGTTCAGCGCCCTGGTGCTGCAGATCTCCGGCAACTGGGATGCACTGGCACGCCTGGAATCGAGCCTGCCCTCCCTGGCCAAGAAGCACAGCTTTTCAGTCAACGTGATTCGCAGCGGCAACGCCGACAGCCGCCCCCAGGCTCTGCCCTACGTGGCTTACGTGAGCTCGGTGTACCGCCCGGACATCCTCAACGAGCTGTGCCAGTTCTTCATCGACCACCACGTCGAGCTGGAGAACCTGACCTGCGACACCTACCAGGCGCCGCAGACCGGCGGCACCATGCTCAACGCCACCCTGACCGTGACCCTGCCCGCCGGCACCCAGATCAGCTGGCTGCGCGACCAGTTCCTCGACTTCGCCGACGCCCTGAACCTCGACGCGCTGATCGAACCCTGGCGCCCGCAGAACCCATAA